The window GCATCACGTCTTTGTTCTTGTGGCCGCCGCCGTTGGCTGCGTCGGTGTTGTCGTGGCAGCCGAAGCAGGCCGTGGGAGCCGCCGGGTTCTCGTGGTGGCAGATGCCGCAGTCGTTGGCCGCGTCGGCGTGCATCTTGTGATTGAACGGAACCGCTTTGGCGCCGCCGGCGATGTGATCGATGGTGATCATGTCGGCCACGGCGTAGACGGTCATCGCCAAGCCAAGAACTGCAATCAGGATAATTAACGTGGAAACAGTCCGCTTCACAGCAGCCTCCTTGTTTACTAGTCGGGTGGATTCTAGCCCAACCCGCGGGCCCGATCAAGGGTTTTCAATAGGCGCGCCTACGATCTTACGGAGCAACCGGGCGTGATATCAACAAGATCCGGCCTTAGCGTCGAGCGCGGCGGATCTGCTCCATTTCCAGCGCGTGTTCCTCCTCCATGATCTCTTCGGGCACGTTGCCCGACAGCCAGTGCATGGCCATCGGCGAGACCTCGGGGTTGAT is drawn from Candidatus Alcyoniella australis and contains these coding sequences:
- a CDS encoding cytochrome c3 family protein gives rise to the protein MKRTVSTLIILIAVLGLAMTVYAVADMITIDHIAGGAKAVPFNHKMHADAANDCGICHHENPAAPTACFGCHDNTDAANGGGHKNKDVMHSFCGKKCHTADNKGPTFPGNCPKCHTP